The proteins below are encoded in one region of Natranaerovirga hydrolytica:
- the csaB gene encoding polysaccharide pyruvyl transferase CsaB, with the protein MKRVFVFGYYGFGNIGDEVTLKSIIDIIKDTSPYSKIDVLSYNSDLTSKNYKVNGVSRNKYFSIIKSIYQSDVVISGGGTLLQDITSNRSLMYYLLIIIIAKVLRKEVVFFSNGFGPVSNNKKLTRWVCNKVDDIILRDNDSKLAMESLGIHKAIAVTSDITFSLKGMDKKAEEKVAISLRPWKLERNFFDTMIHFVDYLLEKGYKVDLIAMEKESDRKVLNRIHTHFMKNNKVRIISSDQYMELFEAIGTSKFLIGMRLHANIFALINKRPIIALNYDPKVEALAKDFNQICIDIDKGFNMEQLQSSFEWLVKNQKDSIKNIENILKEKKRLLEYNKDVLKKKLK; encoded by the coding sequence GTGAAGCGTGTATTTGTTTTTGGATATTATGGTTTTGGAAATATTGGAGATGAAGTAACCTTAAAAAGTATCATAGATATCATTAAGGATACATCACCCTACTCAAAAATAGATGTTTTAAGTTACAATAGTGATCTGACTTCAAAAAATTATAAAGTCAATGGCGTCAGTAGAAACAAGTATTTTTCTATAATCAAATCCATATACCAATCAGACGTGGTTATTAGTGGTGGTGGGACACTTTTGCAAGATATTACAAGCAATCGCTCTTTAATGTATTATTTGCTAATCATCATTATTGCTAAAGTTTTAAGAAAAGAAGTTGTTTTTTTTAGCAATGGATTTGGGCCTGTTTCTAATAATAAAAAATTAACACGTTGGGTTTGTAATAAAGTAGATGACATTATATTAAGAGACAATGATTCAAAATTGGCAATGGAGTCACTGGGTATTCATAAGGCCATAGCAGTCACTTCTGATATAACGTTTTCTTTAAAAGGTATGGATAAAAAAGCAGAAGAAAAAGTAGCGATATCTTTAAGGCCTTGGAAATTAGAAAGAAATTTTTTTGATACAATGATTCATTTTGTAGACTATTTACTTGAAAAAGGATATAAAGTAGATTTAATTGCTATGGAAAAAGAAAGCGATAGAAAAGTGTTAAACAGAATACATACGCATTTTATGAAAAATAATAAGGTTCGTATCATTAGCTCAGATCAATATATGGAATTATTTGAAGCTATAGGAACAAGTAAATTTTTAATAGGTATGAGATTACATGCCAATATATTTGCCTTAATTAATAAAAGGCCTATTATTGCACTGAATTATGATCCTAAAGTAGAAGCTTTAGCAAAAGATTTCAATCAAATTTGTATAGATATAGACAAAGGGTTTAATATGGAACAATTACAAAGTAGCTTTGAATGGTTAGTAAAGAATCAAAAAGATTCTATTAAAAATATAGAAAATATACTAAAAGAAAAAAAGAGATTATTAGAGTATAATAAAGATGTACTCAAAAAAAAATTAAAATAA
- a CDS encoding WecB/TagA/CpsF family glycosyltransferase: protein MSKKINILGVNFNHITMEQAIDIVIGFLNSKEKLHMIFTPNPEIVMIAQKEIKLQEILNHSDLVVPDGIGIVKAAKILKDPLTERVAGYDLVQNVFEKISKTNHTVYFLGGAKEVADQAAKNMQEKYPGLKIIGCHDGYFSKNEEMTIIQEINELKPDLLLVGLGAPRQEMWLYDNRKKLNAKACIGVGGSFDVMSGKVKRAPKWMIKSNLEWFYRLLVQPTRIKRMINLPIFMLKVLVNKKKALSSRK from the coding sequence ATGTCAAAAAAAATTAATATACTAGGCGTAAATTTTAATCATATTACTATGGAACAAGCAATAGATATAGTAATAGGATTTTTGAATTCAAAAGAAAAATTACATATGATATTTACACCTAATCCTGAAATTGTAATGATTGCCCAAAAAGAAATTAAATTACAAGAAATACTGAATCATTCAGACTTGGTTGTACCAGATGGTATTGGGATTGTAAAAGCAGCAAAAATACTAAAAGACCCTTTGACTGAAAGAGTTGCAGGTTATGATTTGGTGCAAAATGTCTTTGAAAAAATTTCAAAAACCAATCACACTGTTTATTTTTTAGGTGGAGCAAAAGAAGTTGCAGACCAAGCAGCAAAAAATATGCAAGAAAAATACCCAGGGTTAAAAATTATCGGTTGCCACGATGGATATTTTTCCAAAAATGAGGAAATGACTATAATACAAGAGATTAATGAACTTAAGCCAGATTTATTGTTGGTTGGCTTAGGTGCGCCAAGACAAGAAATGTGGCTATATGACAATAGAAAAAAATTAAATGCCAAAGCTTGTATTGGTGTTGGCGGTTCTTTTGATGTCATGTCAGGCAAAGTAAAAAGAGCGCCGAAATGGATGATAAAAAGTAATTTAGAGTGGTTTTATAGATTGTTAGTACAACCTACGCGGATTAAAAGAATGATTAATTTGCCAATATTTATGTTAAAAGTACTAGTGAATAAGAAAAAAGCACTTTCCTCTAGAAAGTAG
- a CDS encoding YitT family protein: MTNFEIKSDRPFLYNLFLIFIGTNLLAFSINVFFEPMNLVIGGVTGLAIVIKEVSEVFIGFEIPIWLTNIAVNIPLFLVSTMIKGKDFGTKTVFATLLLTFTLYYTENLPMITTDLMLSTVYGGIIAGAGLGFVFLAFATTGGTDLAASIIQHYVKHFSVAKIMFFIDAFIVLIGAFIFGPEKALYAIIAIVIIAKVIDGILEGLHFSKAALIISDKHDILSMALMQNIERGVTSINGTGMFSSKEKTMLLCVVSKKQIVKLKELVRSIDEKAFVIVTDVKEVLGEGFIEYKQ, encoded by the coding sequence ATGACGAATTTTGAAATAAAAAGCGACAGACCTTTTCTTTATAACCTTTTCTTAATTTTTATTGGAACCAACTTACTGGCTTTTTCTATTAATGTTTTTTTTGAACCCATGAATTTAGTCATAGGTGGTGTAACAGGTCTAGCAATTGTTATTAAAGAAGTATCTGAAGTGTTTATTGGTTTTGAAATCCCCATTTGGTTAACAAATATTGCTGTTAATATCCCGTTGTTTTTAGTATCTACAATGATTAAAGGAAAAGATTTTGGAACAAAAACGGTATTTGCAACCCTTTTATTAACATTCACGTTATACTACACAGAAAACTTACCAATGATTACAACAGACCTTATGCTAAGCACAGTATACGGTGGTATTATAGCAGGTGCAGGTTTAGGCTTTGTTTTTTTAGCATTTGCCACTACGGGAGGAACAGATCTGGCTGCAAGCATCATTCAGCATTATGTTAAACATTTTTCAGTAGCGAAAATAATGTTTTTTATTGATGCTTTTATTGTTTTAATTGGTGCTTTTATATTTGGACCTGAAAAAGCTTTATATGCTATTATTGCAATTGTCATTATAGCCAAGGTCATTGATGGCATTTTAGAAGGCTTACATTTTTCTAAAGCAGCTTTAATCATATCGGATAAGCATGATATACTATCCATGGCTCTTATGCAGAACATTGAGAGAGGTGTGACCAGTATTAACGGAACAGGTATGTTTTCTTCAAAAGAAAAAACAATGCTCTTATGTGTTGTATCCAAAAAACAAATTGTTAAATTAAAAGAATTGGTTAGAAGTATTGATGAAAAAGCTTTTGTAATCGTAACGGATGTTAAAGAGGTTTTAGGTGAAGGTTTTATTGAATATAAACAGTAA
- a CDS encoding ABC transporter ATP-binding protein, with product MAGLSLKNIKKTYPNGITAVNDFNLEVEDKEFVIFVGPSGCGKSTTLRMIAGLEDITEGELWVGDRYVNDVEPKDRDIAMVFQNYALYPHMTVYDNMAFALKLRKTPKAEIEKRVVEASKILGIDHLLDRKPQALSGGQKQRVAMGRAIVREPKVFLMDEPLSNLDAKLRVQMRLEISKLHQRLGATIIYVTHDQVEAMTLGTRIVVMRDGLMQQVDSPYNLYNKPNNLFVAGFIGSPQMNFIDVQVSKSGDKVTLTFGQNSIPVPEGKAKALVEGGYVDKEIIAGIRPEDVHDTQVFLESSPESIVEAEVSVFEMLGAEVYLYLKSADVDFTARVNPRTTAQPGDTVKLGFDLNKMHLFDKETEQIITN from the coding sequence ATGGCAGGCTTATCACTAAAAAATATTAAAAAAACATATCCAAATGGTATTACAGCTGTTAACGACTTTAACTTAGAAGTTGAAGACAAAGAATTTGTTATCTTTGTTGGACCATCAGGATGTGGTAAATCAACGACTTTAAGAATGATTGCAGGTCTTGAAGACATTACAGAAGGTGAACTTTGGGTTGGAGATCGTTATGTTAACGATGTAGAACCAAAAGATAGAGATATAGCAATGGTTTTCCAAAACTATGCATTATATCCACATATGACTGTATATGACAATATGGCATTTGCATTAAAATTAAGAAAAACACCTAAAGCTGAAATTGAAAAAAGAGTAGTAGAAGCATCTAAAATATTAGGTATTGATCATTTATTAGATCGTAAACCTCAAGCGTTATCAGGGGGACAAAAGCAACGTGTTGCTATGGGACGTGCAATTGTTCGTGAACCAAAAGTATTCTTAATGGATGAACCGTTATCAAACTTGGATGCGAAATTAAGGGTTCAAATGCGTCTTGAGATTTCAAAATTACATCAAAGACTTGGTGCGACAATTATCTACGTTACACATGACCAGGTAGAAGCGATGACATTAGGTACAAGAATCGTTGTTATGAGAGATGGTCTTATGCAACAGGTTGACTCTCCATATAACTTATACAATAAGCCAAACAACTTATTCGTTGCTGGTTTCATTGGATCTCCTCAAATGAATTTTATTGATGTACAAGTTAGCAAATCAGGAGATAAAGTAACGTTAACATTTGGTCAAAATTCAATTCCTGTACCAGAAGGAAAAGCTAAAGCATTAGTAGAAGGTGGATACGTAGACAAAGAGATTATTGCTGGTATTCGTCCAGAAGACGTACATGATACACAAGTATTTTTAGAGTCTTCACCTGAAAGTATTGTTGAAGCAGAAGTATCTGTATTTGAAATGTTAGGTGCAGAAGTATATTTATACTTAAAATCAGCAGATGTTGATTTTACAGCACGTGTTAATCCACGTACAACTGCTCAACCAGGAGATACTGTAAAATTAGGATTTGACTTAAACAAAATGCACTTATTCGATAAAGAAACAGAACAAATTATTACTAATTAA
- a CDS encoding PucR family transcriptional regulator, whose protein sequence is MISNQILQNTIEGLKSITKVEINVMDTDGKIIATTEDNAEEFNKSVTAFVGSPAESQLVQGYHFFKIYDDIQVEFVISVKGDAEDVYKIGQIAAFQIQNLLVAYKERFDKDNFIKNLLLDNLLLVDIYNRSKKLHIETEIKRVVYIIETKLEKDNNVLETVRNIFPTKGKDFITAVDEKNIIIVKELGESDTYVDIEKTAKVVLDTLNSEAMSQVYISFGTVVNDIKDVSRSFKEAKMALEVGKIFYSDKYVIGYNNLGIGRLIYQLPIQLCKMFIKEIFDGKTPDQFDEETLTTINKFFENSLNVSETSRQLYIHRNTLVYRLDKIQKTTGLDLRVFEDAITFKIALMVVKYMKHVDYYSNY, encoded by the coding sequence ATGATATCGAACCAAATACTTCAAAACACCATAGAAGGCTTGAAATCTATAACAAAAGTTGAAATTAACGTGATGGATACAGATGGTAAAATTATTGCCACAACAGAAGACAATGCAGAAGAATTTAATAAATCAGTTACCGCTTTTGTTGGATCGCCAGCAGAAAGTCAATTGGTGCAAGGGTATCATTTTTTTAAGATATACGATGATATTCAAGTTGAATTTGTTATATCTGTCAAAGGTGATGCAGAAGATGTTTATAAAATTGGTCAAATTGCAGCTTTTCAAATTCAAAATTTATTAGTGGCGTATAAGGAAAGGTTCGATAAAGACAATTTTATTAAGAATTTATTATTAGATAATCTTTTATTAGTCGATATTTATAATCGCTCTAAAAAATTGCATATAGAAACTGAAATAAAAAGAGTGGTTTATATCATTGAAACCAAATTAGAAAAAGACAACAACGTTTTAGAAACTGTAAGAAATATATTTCCAACAAAAGGGAAAGATTTTATTACAGCAGTAGATGAAAAAAATATTATTATTGTAAAAGAGTTAGGTGAATCGGACACCTATGTAGATATTGAAAAAACTGCTAAAGTCGTATTAGATACTTTAAATAGCGAAGCGATGTCACAAGTGTATATTTCTTTTGGGACAGTGGTCAATGATATAAAAGATGTGTCAAGATCTTTTAAAGAAGCAAAAATGGCATTAGAAGTAGGTAAAATTTTCTATAGCGATAAATATGTAATAGGGTATAATAATTTAGGAATAGGTCGTTTAATTTATCAATTACCGATTCAATTATGTAAAATGTTTATTAAAGAAATTTTTGATGGAAAAACACCAGATCAATTTGACGAAGAGACTTTAACAACCATCAATAAATTTTTTGAAAACAGTTTAAATGTTTCTGAGACTTCAAGACAATTGTATATTCATAGAAATACTCTAGTCTATCGATTAGATAAGATACAGAAAACAACTGGTTTGGATTTAAGAGTGTTTGAAGATGCCATTACATTTAAGATTGCATTAATGGTCGTAAAATATATGAAACATGTTGATTATTATTCAAATTACTAA
- the ftsE gene encoding cell division ATP-binding protein FtsE: MIHLENVSKVYENGTKALDNINIKIEKGEFVFVVGSSGSGKSTFVKLLLKEIEPTEGKIFLKNKNLGVVKRKGIPKLRREMGIVFQDFRLLKNMTVYENIAFALKVTEASKRKIRRQVPMVMSMVGLADKAKNYPNQLSGGEQQRVALARALVNNPVILLADEPTGNLDPKTSWEIMKLLDEINKRGTTVLLVTHDKEIVNAMQKRVITLSNGKVIGDIQKGGYDNEN, encoded by the coding sequence TTGATACACCTTGAAAATGTGTCTAAGGTATATGAAAACGGTACAAAAGCTTTAGACAATATTAATATAAAAATAGAAAAAGGCGAATTTGTTTTTGTTGTCGGAAGTAGTGGTTCTGGAAAGTCTACTTTTGTCAAATTGCTTTTGAAAGAAATTGAGCCTACAGAAGGAAAAATATTTTTGAAAAATAAAAATTTAGGCGTCGTCAAAAGAAAAGGAATACCGAAGTTAAGAAGAGAGATGGGTATCGTTTTTCAAGATTTTAGATTACTAAAAAATATGACAGTATATGAAAACATTGCTTTTGCCTTAAAGGTGACAGAAGCATCCAAAAGAAAAATTAGAAGACAAGTACCCATGGTCATGTCTATGGTTGGGTTAGCAGACAAAGCAAAAAACTACCCCAATCAATTATCAGGTGGAGAGCAACAAAGAGTAGCCTTGGCAAGAGCTTTAGTCAATAATCCAGTTATTTTATTAGCAGATGAGCCAACGGGGAATTTAGACCCTAAGACATCTTGGGAGATTATGAAGTTATTAGACGAAATCAATAAAAGAGGAACCACCGTATTATTAGTAACTCACGATAAAGAAATCGTCAATGCAATGCAAAAGAGAGTTATTACATTAAGCAATGGTAAAGTCATTGGTGATATCCAAAAAGGAGGATACGACAATGAAAATTAA
- the ftsX gene encoding permease-like cell division protein FtsX → MKINAIGYSLKQGLKNMVKNRLLTIASIGTMVACLFILGLFYIILNNFQFMVSQLEDTVSVVVFFREDIEQDEIDAIERAIRKRPELQSIRFISPEEAWENFRQGFEEFPEVLSGFDEDNPLEQSASFEIYLDDISRQGDFVQYVEGLSGVRHVRRSEEAADIIQGFNVFVAYISITIIAILLVVSMFLISNTVRIGISMRKEEIKIMKLIGATDGFIRRPFVFEGMIIGLIGGVIPLTILGFAYNNVIVYIQEEFNILVDFLVFLEPNEIFSVLIPLILGIGIGIGIIGSKLTLIKHLDV, encoded by the coding sequence ATGAAAATTAATGCCATTGGATACAGTTTAAAACAAGGGTTAAAAAATATGGTAAAAAATCGTCTATTAACAATTGCCTCAATTGGTACCATGGTAGCCTGTTTATTTATTTTAGGATTGTTTTATATTATACTCAATAATTTTCAATTTATGGTTAGTCAATTAGAAGACACAGTAAGTGTTGTTGTGTTTTTTAGAGAAGATATTGAACAAGATGAAATTGACGCTATAGAAAGAGCAATTAGAAAAAGACCTGAACTACAATCCATACGATTTATTTCACCAGAAGAAGCTTGGGAAAATTTTAGACAAGGTTTTGAAGAGTTTCCGGAAGTATTAAGTGGGTTTGATGAAGATAATCCATTAGAACAATCGGCTTCATTTGAAATATATCTAGACGATATTTCTAGGCAAGGTGATTTTGTACAGTATGTTGAAGGGCTGTCTGGGGTTAGGCATGTAAGACGCTCAGAAGAGGCAGCAGATATTATTCAAGGATTTAATGTTTTTGTCGCTTATATATCCATTACAATAATTGCAATATTATTGGTTGTATCTATGTTTTTAATCAGTAATACAGTTAGAATTGGAATTAGTATGCGCAAAGAAGAAATTAAAATTATGAAGTTAATTGGTGCAACAGATGGTTTTATAAGAAGACCCTTTGTATTTGAGGGAATGATTATTGGTTTAATTGGTGGCGTCATACCATTAACCATACTAGGTTTTGCTTATAATAATGTTATAGTATATATTCAAGAAGAATTTAATATTTTAGTGGATTTTCTAGTGTTTCTAGAACCCAATGAGATATTTAGTGTATTAATTCCGCTGATACTAGGTATTGGTATAGGAATCGGTATTATAGGTAGTAAATTAACCTTAATCAAACATTTAGATGTGTAA